Genomic window (Manduca sexta isolate Smith_Timp_Sample1 chromosome 26, JHU_Msex_v1.0, whole genome shotgun sequence):
TCGTATTATCTAGATAAATAAGGTCCAAACATCTATATGttcaatttatatgttttatatcagtATTTGTTTAAAGGGATTGTTCTTCTTGTcctttaagtatataataaagactCGGAAGCTCGTACTTTTGCTGAACCGTTAAGCTGCGGAACAGTTTGTCGAGAAACTGGAGGAGAGGATGATCCATGTTAGTTTTCTTTCTTCACTCGGGGCGTGAAGAAGCAATGAGACAGGCAAGTATAATTTTGCCAACCATGAAGACATACTTTCATCTTTTGCCGTTAGAAATTTTCTTTTGTGCTTCACTTCCCTTAAATCAGGCGCAGTTAAGAAATTTTGCGGTAGGTATAATCTAAGtacatttactaaaaatataatttatcgttTAGTTCTTTTTTCTTAGAAGAATATGCTTctaatagtaaaaataagataataaataagtatgtattttaaaaatgttcgcACAATACTTGGATATTTTAACACTTTAGGTATTCAATACCGAAAGCAAATTaaagcatataaaattttaataagataataatgtaCTTCGTGAGAAAAGTTGTCTAGTGTACCTGCGTCATTagttttcatgaatatttttgtcatataaCTCTTCTAAACATATATAGTATAAACGTAAATAGTCCAATTCTATTCAATTTATCATCTAACTAAGTTTATGTCAAAATGTGGTCCACATGAACAAAAACAtcataaatattcacaaaaGTATTTCAAAACTCCATAAGAAGGACGTACGTATAAACACAATTCCGACATTCAACATAAATGTATTCATCATTCTTTAAATCAAGGAAACCGTCTTGATCATcttgtttttataatgttttttatgtacaaTGTTGAATAGATATTAATATCCAATATCCTGGACACATTATAACTAGTTTAAAGGagttaataattacaaagattTACGTCTttgatgtatgtttatttaaatatattagtttgatttatatacattttcatttgCAGTCCTTTGATTTACCAAATAATAATGACTTAAAATTTTTGACTATCTAGAACAAGTTGTTATTCTATGTTCACTTCTTCTTCTGTTGGGGTGGGTTCCTGCTGATGTAGTCAAGAGCCTTCAGGATGGCTTCCGGGATTGGGTGAGGAGTCGGGATAGCATCACCCtagaaaaaaaagttaattccAGTAAGTATCCGTTGCATAAAATGCCAAATTAGCAGACATATATAAACATgagtaacataaattataaattgtattttgcgTCATAATCAGAGACGCTCTTTGAAACATCAACGAATTGGAAATTgtgtaagaaaattatttttttaatatcacataatattatcGGTTTTACTGATTGCAAGTAATTCCGTATATTGTGATTCGCtttcatttacaatatattcAAGAATTCCATTGATGGATtcaatacataaatttattgcgcatactatagaaatatatttaccgAGGGCTGGTAACCGTTCTCATCAGCGATGTAGCTTATCGCAATGGGTACTCCCTCGGGAGAAGTCCAAGCGAAGGAGCCTTGAGCAACGTCAGGCCTGACTGGTGGGTTGCCACCGAAGTCACGGGGAACTCCTTCTTCTTGGGCTGCGATGCCATTGTCAGTCTCGTACCTAAAAgcgtattataaataagaaacatAGTTCTACTCTTAAGTTGAGAAATAATCAGCTATACTACGATTGGCAGTTATTTTCATTTTCGTATTTAtgctaaatataagtaattagaTGGTCATAACCATTTACTTGACACATTTGATTTATGGTTTCAATTTATATTCGAGACGCCATTAAACAAAATCGGTCTAAAACGTACTGCCGCCACATTCCAATGTTGGTAGTCATTAACTTTAGGCAGTGTTTTTATGGCTTTAACGCCATATATGAAAAGTTGGACGagcaatcaaattaattaatattcgtCCGGCTCAACACAATTTACGATTTAATCTATATCATTGAAATCGGATACTTACGCATAGTTGTAGCGACCGTCGGGGTAGATCTCGTTCTCATAACGGATAATGTTGGCATTCTGGTCGCTGTTGGAGACGCGGCTCACGCTGATCGAGGCGGGGGAGGGGCGCGGGGGAGGTGGTGGAGGGATCGTGGGGCGGACATATCGCGGGATGTTGAGAGGACCGAATCCCGGGAACTGGGCGGCAGCCACAGCCAATACAGCGGCGAAAGTAATCTAAAACAAATTCACacgtgtttaataatatattttacccaATTTTGAACGGTGAAATATTATTGCTAAAATTTCACTCACGATAAGCTTCATTATTGCTAGAGAAGACGAGTTTGCTGACTGATGTTGTTTGATGTGAATTTTTTCACTTTTATACGGTTTCATCGAGTAATTTTACGCAAGATGGCATTGATATTGTCATTCAGCGTTTgcatatgtttattaattatatctgtAGAGAACGGTgacgattattataattagagaaTGTCATATTGGtgaaattgcaaaaataaattttgagatAAAATAGACAAGATAGGGCTTGTCATGTCTTGCTCATAACAAAAGTGATTAATTAGTATTAATCAGTCATGACTTTAGTTGATTCATTCCAACCCTTGAGAAttgaaagaaaacatatttgcatcatatataaaatttgcaaacaattatttacatctctggatacaataaatacaatgacAGATAAACTATACGTACTCCATActtcttctttaaaataatgtaaagccTATTAgttattttccattttaaataaaaaattgcatgtATGTTAGTCCAGAAATCGgtgtacctagtcttgccataaatattgtaataaagaaaaaagaaaattgttaactgcaaataacatttattacttttacagtgtgtcagtttaatacataaatataaaacaatta
Coding sequences:
- the LOC115454358 gene encoding larval cuticle protein LCP-22-like produces the protein MKLIITFAAVLAVAAAQFPGFGPLNIPRYVRPTIPPPPPPRPSPASISVSRVSNSDQNANIIRYENEIYPDGRYNYAYETDNGIAAQEEGVPRDFGGNPPVRPDVAQGSFAWTSPEGVPIAISYIADENGYQPSGDAIPTPHPIPEAILKALDYISRNPPQQKKK